One window of the Prinia subflava isolate CZ2003 ecotype Zambia chromosome 1, Cam_Psub_1.2, whole genome shotgun sequence genome contains the following:
- the SLC4A2 gene encoding anion exchange protein 2 isoform X2 — translation MTQPEQEALGAGSPAFGEEEEEKDLNKALGVERFEEILNDTHPRNAEEAGRSYGEEDFEYHRHSSHHIHHPLSTHLPPDARRKKGIPKKGKKKARRASVPGETPTIEEAEEDEDEACETETERSAEELRQPGPAEAVQVRARLAWGRLSVSGHSWGTRGAGAGAAHGQGDVAHPLPPQFFLQEDEVPDRRAEEPAAPVALPGSPPEPRGGTTPKEAQASSPDAEQGALGEGAAAEAGSPGRPAPKSQPGHRSYNLHERRCIGSMTAAEQDRYQKMPTDESEAQTLASADLDYMKSHRFEDVPGVRRHLVRKSAKAQMVHVSKGHKEPSTRQRKQDRQPHEVFVELNELVVDKNQELQWKETARWIKFEEDVEEETDRWGKPHVASLSFRSLLELRKTLAHGAVLLDLDQKTLPGVAHQVVEQMVITDQIRAEDRANVLRALLLKHSHPSDEKEFSFPRNISAGSLGSLLVHHHSTNHVAEGSEPAVTEPLIAGHAGEHDTRVDMEKEREVLTPTPPAGITRSKSKHELKLLEKIPDNAEATVVLVGCVEFLDQPTMAFVRLQEAVELDAVLEVPVPVRFLFVLLGPSSTHMDYHEIGRSISTLMSDKQFHEAAYLADDRHDLLNAINEFLDCSVVLPPSEVQGEELLRSVAHFQREMLKKRMEQERRLLLEPKSPEEKALLKLKVVEDEAEEDDDPLRRTGRPFGGLIRDVRRRYPQYLSDFRDALDPQCIAAVIFIYFAALSPAITFGGLLGEKTQDLIGVSELIISTSLQGVLFCLLGAQPLLVIGFSGPLLVFEEAFFTFCTSNELEYLVGRVWIGFWLILIVLVMVAFEGSFLVRFVSRFTQEIFAFLISLIFIYETFSKLAKIFQEHPLHGCLSANSSAEASANGSVANTTAPATSPAARGATKVTGQPNTALLSLVLMAGTFFIAFFLRKFKNSRFFPGRIRRLIGDFGVPIAILVMVLVDYSIQDTYTQKLSVPSGFSVTAPDKRGWVINPLGMQSAFPVWMMVASGLPAILVFILIFMETQITTLIISKKERMLQKGSGFHLDLLLIVAMGGFFALFGLPWLAAATVRSVTHANALTVMSKAVAPGDKPKIQEVKEQRVTGLLVAVLVGLSIVIGDLLRQIPLAVLFGIFLYMGVTSLNGIQFYERLQLLLMPPKHHPDVTYVKKVRTLRMHLFTALQLACLAVLWAVMSTVASLAFPFILILTVPLRMCLLSRIFTDREMKCLDAAEAEPILDEREGVDEYNEMPMPV, via the exons ATGACTCAG CCCGAGCAGGAGGCGCTGGGCGCCGGCTCACCTGCCTtcggggaggaggaggaggagaaggaccTGAACAAGGCCCTGGGTGTGGAGCGCTTCGAGGAGATCCTGAACGACACTCACCCCCGCAACGCTGAGGAGGCCGGGCGCAGCTACGGCGAGGAGGACTTCGAGT ACCACCGCCATTCGTCCCACCACATCCACCACCCGCTCTCCACGCACCTGCCCCCTGACGCCCGCCGCAAGAAGGGGATCCCCAAAAAGGGCAAAAAGAAGGCCCGGCgtgcctctgtccctggagaGACCCCCACCATCGAGGAGGCtgaagaggatgaggatgaagcGTGCGAGACGGAGACGGAGCGGTCGGCGGAGGAGCTGCGGCAGCCCGGGCCAGCCGAGGCAGTGCAGGTGAGGGCACGGCTGGCGTGGGGGCGGCTCAGCGtgtctgggcacagctggggcaccagaggagctggggccggtgctgcccatggccagggagATGTGGCTCACCCGCTGCCCCCTCAGTTCTTCCTGCAGGAGGATGAGGTGCCCGACCGCCGGGCAGAGGAGCCAGCAGCccccgtggcactgcccggcTCCCCCCCCGAGCCCCGAGGGGGCACGACCCCGAAGGAAGCCCAGGCCAGCAG CCCTGATGCAGagcagggggctctgggggaaggggcagccGCTGAGGCTGGGTCCCCGGGTCGCCCTGCACCAAAGTCACAGCCGGGGCACCGGAGCTACAACCTGCACGAGCGGCGCTGCATCGGCAGCATGACGGCCGCCGAGCAGGACCGCTACCAGAAGATGCCGACAGACGAGTCAGAGGCACAGACACTGGCCTCGGCTGACCTGGACTACATGAAGA GTCACCGCTTCGAGGATGTGCCGGGTGTGCGGCGGCACCTGGTGCGGAAGAGTGCCAAGGCACAGATGGTGCACGTCAGCAAGGGCCACAAGGAGCCCAGCACGCGGCAGCGCAAGCAGGACCGGCAGCCCCACGAG gtgtttGTGGAGCTGAACGAGCTGGTGGTGGACAAgaaccaggagctgcagtggaagGAGACGGCGCGCTGGATCAAGTTTGAGGAGGACGTGGAGGAGGAGACAGACCGCTGGGGCAAACCCCATGTGGCCTCCCTCTCCTTCCGCAGCCTCCTGGAGCTCCGCAAGACCCTGGCCCACG GGGCCGTGCTCCTGGATCTGGACCAAAAGACGCTGCCGGGGGTGGCTCACCAGGTGGTGGAGCAGATGGTGATCACGGACCAGATCCGGGCTGAGGACCGTGCCAACGTGCTGCGGGCGCTGCTGCTCAAGCACAG ccacCCGAGCGACGAGAAGGAGTTCTCCTTCCCGAGGAACATCTCGGCGGGCAGCCTGGGCTCCCTGCTCGTGCACCACCACAGCACCAACCACGTGGCTGAGGGCAGCGAGCCAGCCGTCACCGAGCCCCTCATAGCTGGCCACGCCGGCGAGCACGACACGCGTGTCGACATGGAGAAGGAG agggAGGTCCTCACTCCCACGCCCCCAGCTGGCATCACTCGCTCCAAGTCAAAGCACGAGctgaagctgctggagaagaTCCCCGACAACGCCGAGGCCACGGTGGTGCTCGTGG GCTGTGTGGAGTTCCTGGACCAGCCCACCATGGCCTTTGTGcggctgcaggaggctgtggagCTGGACGCGGTGCTGGAGGTGCCCGTGCCTGTGCGGTTCCTGTTCGTGCTGCTgggccccagcagcacccacatGGACTACCACGAGATTGGGCGCTCCATCTCCACCCTCATGTCCGACAAG CAATTCCACGAGGCCGCGTACCTGGCTGACGACCGTCACGACCTTCTGAATGCCATCAACGAGTTCCTGGACTGCAGCGTGGTGCTGCCGCCGTCCGAGGTGcagggtgaggagctgctgcgCAGCGTCGCCCACTTCCAGCGCGAGATGCTGAAGaagaggatggagcaggagaggaggctgctgctggagcccaaGTCCCCTGAGGAGAAAG CGCTGCTGAAGCTGAAGGTGGTGGAGGACGAGGCTGAAGAGGATGACGACCCCCTGAGGCGCACGGGCCGCCCCTTCGGGGGGCTGATCCGGGACGTGCGGCGGAGGTACCCCCAGTACCTGAGCGACTTCCGAGATGCGCTGGACCCCCAGTGCATCGCCGCCGTCATCTTCATCTACTTTGCTGCGCTGTCCCCTGCCATCACCTTCGGGGGGCTGCTGG GGGAGAAGACGCAGGACCTGATCGGGGTGTCGGAGCTGATCATCTCCACGTCGCTGCAGGGCGTCCTCTTCTGCCTGCTGGgtgctcagcccctgctggtcATCGGCTTCTCGGGGCCACTGCTCGTCTTTGAGGAAGCCTTCTTCACG TTCTGCACGTCCAATGAGCTGGAGTACCTGGTGGGGCGTGTCTGGATCGGCTTTTGGCTCATCCTCATCGTGCTGGTCATGGTGGCCTTTGAGGGCAGCTTCCTGGTGCGATTTGTCTCCCGCTTCACCCAGGAGATCTTTGCCTTTCTCATCTCCCTCATCTTCATCTATGAGACCTTTTCCAAGCTGGCCAAG ATCTTCCAGGAGCACCCGCTGCATGGCTGCCTGAGCGCCAACAGCTCGGCCGAGGCCTCGGCCAACGGCAGCGTGGCCAACACCACAGCCCCGGCCACCAGCCCGGCTGCCCGCGGTGCCACCAAGGTCACGGGGCAGCCCAACACGGCGCTGCTGTCACTTGTGCTCATGGCCGGCACCTTCTTCATCGCCTTCTTCCTGCGCAAGTTCAAGAACAGCCGCTTCTTCCCCGGACGG ATCCGGAGGCTCATCGGGGACTTTGGGGTGCCCATTGCCATCCTGGTGATGGTGCTGGTGGACTACAGCATCCAGGACACCTACACACAG AAGCTGAGTGTGCCCAGTGGGTTCTCAGTGACAGCCCCAGACAAGCGGGGTTGGGTGATCAACCCCCTGGGCATGCAGAGTGCCTTCCCTGTGTGGATGATGGTGGCCAGCGGCCTCCCCGCCATCCTCGTCTTTATCCTCATCTTCATGGAGACCCAGATCACCAC GCTGATCATCAGCAAGAAGGAGCGGATGCTGCAGAAGGGCTCCGGGTTCCACCTCGACCTCCTGCTCATCGTGGCCATGGGAGGCTTCTTTGCGCTCTttgggctgccctggctggccGCAGCCACCGTGCGCTCCGTGACCCACGCCAACGCCCTCACTGTCATGAGCAAGGCcgtggcacctggggacaagCCCAAGATCCAGGAAGTGAAGGAGCAGCGGGTCACCGGGCTGCTGGTGGCCGTGCTTGTCG GGCTGTCCATTGTCATCGGGGACCTGCTGCGGCAGATCCCACTGGCCGTGCTCTTCGGCATCTTCCTCTACATGGGTGTCACCTCCCTCAATGGCATCCAGTTCTACGAgcgcctgcagctgctgctgatgcCCCCCAAGCACCACCCTGATGTCACCTATGTCAAAAAG GTGCGCACGCTGCGCATGCACCTGTTCACCGCGCTGCAGCTGGCCTGCCTGGCCGTGCTCTGGGCCGTCATGTCCACTGTGGCCTCCCTCGCCTTCCccttcatcctcatcctcacgGTGCCACTCCGCATGTGCCTGCTCAGCCGCATCTTCACCGACCGGGAAATGAAGTGT CTGGACGCAGCCGAGGCCGAGCCCATCCTGGACGAGCGGGAAGGTGTGGACGAGTACAACGAGATGCCGATGCCGGTGTGA